The proteins below are encoded in one region of Rhodothermia bacterium:
- a CDS encoding AMP-binding protein — protein sequence MRYQEIYDRSINDPEGFWGDAATEIHWYKKWDRVLNRMNPPFYKWFEGGETNTCYNALDRHVENGRGEQAALIYDSPVTNSTKTYTYRALRDRVAQLAGALSALEVQKGDRVLIYMPMVPEAVMAMLACARIGAIHSVVFGGFAANELATRIDDAKPKVIISASCGIEVQRVIAYKPLLDEAIHTSAHKPSACLILQRPQLQAEMHEGRDVDFEDALAKAAPADCVPVAATDPLYILYTSGTTGIPKGIVRDNGGHMVALQWSMKYIYNVQPGEVFWAASDVGWVVGHSYIRLVALG from the coding sequence ATGAGGTATCAAGAAATCTACGACCGCTCCATCAACGATCCGGAAGGATTTTGGGGCGATGCAGCAACAGAAATTCATTGGTATAAAAAGTGGGATCGTGTTTTGAACCGGATGAACCCGCCTTTCTACAAATGGTTCGAAGGCGGGGAGACCAATACCTGTTACAACGCCCTTGATCGCCATGTAGAAAATGGACGTGGCGAACAAGCAGCGCTCATCTATGATAGCCCCGTCACGAACAGCACAAAGACCTATACCTACCGCGCCTTACGAGATCGGGTTGCCCAATTAGCAGGTGCACTTTCTGCTTTGGAAGTTCAAAAAGGGGATCGCGTACTGATTTATATGCCGATGGTTCCAGAGGCTGTAATGGCCATGTTGGCATGTGCACGTATTGGCGCTATTCATTCGGTGGTTTTTGGTGGTTTTGCGGCAAATGAATTGGCCACAAGGATTGATGACGCCAAACCCAAAGTGATTATTTCCGCCAGTTGTGGCATTGAGGTACAACGTGTTATCGCTTATAAGCCTTTATTGGATGAAGCAATTCATACTTCCGCACACAAACCAAGTGCATGTCTAATCCTGCAACGCCCCCAATTGCAGGCAGAGATGCACGAAGGGCGGGATGTTGACTTTGAGGATGCGCTTGCAAAAGCAGCGCCAGCAGATTGTGTGCCCGTTGCCGCTACGGATCCTCTCTACATTCTTTATACCAGTGGCACTACGGGGATTCCCAAAGGGATTGTACGGGATAATGGTGGCCATATGGTTGCCTTACAGTGGAGCATGAAATACATCTATAATGTGCAACCCGGAGAAGTATTCTGGGCGGCATCTGATGTTGGATGGGTGGTTGGCCACTCCTATATTAGACTTGTTGCATTGGGATAA
- a CDS encoding MHS family MFS transporter yields MSSNPQSRQGIATVIGASSVGTLIEWYDFYIFGSLAAIISVQFFPKGNPTAALLSALAVFAAGFVVRPFGALVFGRLGDIVGRKYTFLVTLVLMGGSTFLIGLVPGYETIGMAAPIIVLVLRLIQGLALGGEYGGAATYVAEHAPVGQRGYYTSWIQTTATLGLFLSLGVILTCRTTLGIEVFEDWGWRIPFWISILLVGVSIYIRLKMAESPAFTKIKAEGKISTNPLKESFTKKDNMKMVLLALLGAVMGQGVVWYTGQFYALSFMQNTMALDQGQASWILIYALALGTGFFILFGWLSDKIGRKWIMMAGMLLAILSYRPIYTMMYDTADLTKKTVVEGSEKTDVTNTTADNGNKVEKKVVTRAYTDGTKFKETTTTITPAGSTTAEKPVVKKATTLPGGPMWTLVFLILIQVIYVTMVYGPIAAFLVELFPTRIRYTSMSLPYHIGNGIFGGLMPFIGTALVTQAKAAGTAMPYLAGLWYPIIIAGVCLVIGVLYLSNKAVDED; encoded by the coding sequence ATGTCCTCTAATCCACAAAGCCGTCAAGGCATTGCAACCGTGATCGGGGCTTCCTCTGTAGGAACCTTGATCGAGTGGTATGACTTCTATATTTTTGGTTCGCTCGCAGCCATTATTTCCGTGCAGTTTTTTCCGAAAGGGAACCCAACTGCCGCGTTACTTTCCGCACTTGCTGTATTTGCAGCGGGTTTCGTTGTCCGTCCTTTTGGTGCATTGGTATTTGGTCGGCTCGGTGATATTGTAGGTCGAAAATATACGTTCCTTGTCACCTTGGTCTTGATGGGTGGCTCTACCTTTCTAATCGGTTTGGTTCCGGGATATGAAACCATTGGGATGGCCGCGCCTATCATCGTTTTAGTTCTCCGTCTCATCCAAGGCTTGGCACTTGGTGGGGAGTATGGCGGGGCTGCTACCTATGTGGCAGAACACGCACCAGTCGGGCAAAGAGGGTATTACACGTCGTGGATTCAAACTACGGCTACTTTGGGACTTTTCCTCTCGTTGGGGGTAATCCTAACCTGTCGGACGACTTTGGGTATTGAGGTATTCGAGGATTGGGGATGGCGTATTCCTTTCTGGATTTCGATCTTATTGGTAGGGGTTTCTATCTATATCCGTCTGAAAATGGCCGAGTCGCCAGCATTTACGAAAATTAAGGCCGAAGGAAAAATCTCGACCAATCCATTAAAGGAGTCCTTCACCAAAAAGGATAACATGAAAATGGTCTTGTTGGCACTTCTTGGTGCGGTTATGGGGCAGGGTGTTGTTTGGTACACAGGTCAGTTTTATGCCCTCTCCTTCATGCAAAACACAATGGCGTTAGACCAAGGACAAGCCTCTTGGATCTTGATTTATGCCTTAGCATTAGGAACAGGCTTCTTTATCTTGTTTGGCTGGTTGTCGGACAAAATCGGGCGCAAGTGGATTATGATGGCAGGTATGCTCTTGGCTATCCTCTCCTATCGTCCGATCTATACCATGATGTATGATACCGCAGACCTGACCAAAAAGACGGTGGTTGAAGGCAGCGAAAAAACCGATGTCACAAATACAACTGCCGATAATGGTAATAAGGTAGAGAAAAAAGTGGTTACCCGCGCCTATACAGATGGGACGAAATTCAAAGAAACAACCACAACTATTACACCGGCTGGAAGTACCACCGCCGAGAAGCCCGTTGTGAAAAAAGCAACCACGTTGCCCGGTGGGCCAATGTGGACGCTCGTGTTCTTGATCTTAATTCAGGTTATTTATGTAACAATGGTTTATGGCCCAATCGCTGCCTTCCTTGTTGAACTATTCCCAACCCGTATCCGCTACACCTCCATGTCGTTGCCATATCATATCGGAAACGGGATTTTTGGTGGATTGATGCCCTTCATCGGGACAGCACTCGTAACCCAAGCAAAGGCGGCTGGAACAGCCATGCCATACTTGGCCGGTCTTTGGTATCCCATCATCATCGCAGGGGTGTGTTTGGTTATTGGGGTGCTTTATTTGTCAAACAAAGCAGTTGATGAGGACTGA
- the acs gene encoding acetate--CoA ligase → MADEMVFSPQAAYSEQAHVPSMGAYEALYQQSVSDPEAFWGGIAERLDWIAPWTKVKNTSFEGDVQIRWYEDAKLNVSYNCLDRHLAERGDQVAFIYEPDSPEESAQHITYRQAYEQVCKLANVLKSLGVKKGDRVTIYMPMIPEAAYAMLACTRIGAVHSVVFGGFAPDSIAGRIQDCDSSVVITANEGLRGAKVVPLKKNVDIALEKCPSVQKVLVFKRTDGQVNMEAGRDLWWHDEMAKASVDCVPEVMDAEDPLFILYTSGSTGKPKGVLHTSGGYLTYVAYTHEMVFDYKDGDVYWCTADVGWITGHSYIVYGPLANGATSLIFEGIPNYPDASRFWDVIDKHQVTIFYTAPTAIRALMRLGDEPVKKTSRASLRLLGSVGEPINPEAWLWYYRTVGDERCPIVDTWWQTETGGILISPLSGATPLKPGSATRPLPGVRPALVDEKGTILEGATSGNLVLLDSWPGQMRTVYKDHERFIQTYFSMYPGMYFTGDGCRRDEDGYYWITGRVDDVLNVSGHRIGTAELESALVAHPMVAEAAVVGYPHDIKGQGIYAYVTLNADIDPSDALKKELVGWVRKEIGPIATIDLLQWAPSLPKTRSGKIMRRILRKVAENEFSNLGDTSTLADPSVVEDLIENRANK, encoded by the coding sequence ATGGCAGACGAAATGGTATTCAGCCCCCAAGCGGCCTATAGCGAACAAGCCCACGTCCCGTCTATGGGGGCTTATGAGGCACTTTACCAACAATCCGTTTCCGATCCGGAAGCATTTTGGGGAGGCATTGCAGAGCGGTTAGACTGGATTGCGCCTTGGACAAAGGTAAAGAATACATCCTTTGAAGGAGATGTTCAAATCCGTTGGTATGAAGATGCAAAATTGAATGTATCGTACAACTGCTTAGACCGTCACTTGGCCGAAAGAGGGGATCAGGTCGCCTTTATTTATGAGCCAGATAGCCCAGAAGAGTCGGCGCAACACATCACCTACCGTCAGGCATACGAGCAGGTTTGTAAATTGGCCAACGTCCTTAAATCATTGGGTGTTAAAAAAGGTGATCGCGTGACGATCTACATGCCTATGATCCCCGAAGCGGCGTATGCCATGTTGGCGTGTACACGGATTGGTGCGGTTCATTCGGTGGTTTTTGGAGGCTTTGCACCAGACTCGATTGCTGGGCGGATTCAGGACTGCGATAGCTCGGTGGTTATTACCGCCAACGAGGGTTTACGTGGTGCGAAAGTGGTTCCCTTGAAAAAAAATGTGGATATCGCCCTCGAAAAATGTCCTTCCGTGCAAAAAGTTTTGGTTTTCAAGCGGACTGATGGCCAAGTAAATATGGAAGCAGGCCGCGACCTTTGGTGGCATGATGAAATGGCAAAAGCCTCCGTAGATTGTGTGCCAGAAGTAATGGACGCAGAAGACCCCTTATTTATCCTCTATACTTCTGGCTCGACCGGAAAACCAAAAGGTGTTCTTCATACATCGGGTGGATACCTGACCTATGTAGCCTACACCCACGAAATGGTGTTTGATTATAAAGATGGCGATGTTTATTGGTGTACCGCCGATGTCGGCTGGATCACGGGGCATTCTTACATTGTTTATGGGCCATTGGCCAATGGTGCAACTTCTCTGATTTTTGAAGGGATTCCTAATTATCCAGATGCTTCACGTTTTTGGGATGTAATAGACAAGCACCAAGTAACCATTTTTTATACCGCACCAACGGCCATCCGTGCATTAATGCGCTTGGGCGATGAGCCAGTAAAAAAAACGAGCAGGGCAAGCCTGAGACTTTTAGGATCTGTTGGCGAGCCGATCAATCCCGAAGCATGGTTGTGGTATTATCGCACGGTAGGCGACGAAAGATGCCCGATCGTAGATACGTGGTGGCAAACAGAAACCGGCGGTATTTTGATCTCTCCACTTTCTGGGGCAACACCTCTGAAGCCCGGTTCTGCTACACGCCCACTTCCCGGCGTTCGTCCGGCTTTGGTGGACGAAAAAGGGACGATCTTGGAAGGCGCAACCTCCGGAAATTTGGTGCTTTTAGACAGTTGGCCCGGCCAAATGCGTACCGTTTATAAAGACCACGAGCGCTTTATACAAACCTACTTCTCCATGTATCCGGGCATGTATTTTACAGGCGATGGATGCCGCCGCGACGAAGATGGATATTATTGGATTACTGGACGTGTGGACGATGTCTTGAACGTGTCTGGGCACCGCATCGGGACGGCAGAGTTGGAAAGCGCTTTGGTTGCGCATCCTATGGTTGCAGAAGCGGCAGTGGTGGGTTATCCGCACGACATCAAGGGGCAGGGGATTTATGCATATGTGACCTTGAATGCGGATATTGACCCCTCGGATGCCCTCAAAAAAGAATTGGTGGGCTGGGTTCGGAAGGAAATTGGGCCAATCGCAACCATAGACCTCCTCCAATGGGCACCAAGCCTTCCCAAAACACGGTCCGGAAAAATCATGCGTAGAATACTCCGGAAAGTGGCCGAAAACGAATTCTCTAACTTGGGTGATACTTCAACGCTTGCCGATCCAAGTGTGGTGGAAGACCTGATTGAGAACCGTGCGAATAAATAA
- a CDS encoding FAD-binding protein, whose product MTQNPNSDLLSAFLLCCNELPKGVLFTDVLTCTLYASDASMYQIQPLAVLIPQNMEQVYHAVRAAIKVKMPIIGRGSGTSLAGQAIGCGLVIDFSKHLDRILHFDPAKRQITVEPGLVLDDLNRFLSPHGLLFGPDPASASRATLGGMTATNATGTHSIAYGSVVDHLVSAKLILQDGSVITLQELDQIQIQDKQKQGDTEGNLYQKILHILYDGEAIIRRDTPKHWRRQGGYRVERLLEQPFNLAKLLCGAEGTLGIVTEITLSLVEKPPHTAMAIVHFDDRMKALQASPALLEIQPYAIEMLDHHALERCRDVSDYAHRLSFVVGKPDALLMVEVIGDDAQNCVDKLNRIKAISQSLEGCFALTFAQTSSELTNVREVRKAGLGLVMGVKGALKPLPFIEDAAVPVQHLAAYIERLEGVLRETHTEATIYGHASAGCLHVRPYVNPQTPEGLERMKRLALASAMFAKEYQGVISSEHGDGLVRGWLAESFYGPELYAVYRALKQAFDPQNLFNPGKKTDSPPFTENLRLASNTKPINVPLAFPEEGRMEAATELCNGAGVCRKLHHGAMCPSFRATRDELHSTRGRANALRAAFSGNLPIDGPELKMAMDLCISCKACKAECPSSVDMAKLKLAWQTLYYQTHKIPFRERMLAAVPRFAPYLSGRYAPIANYLAQNKLIRQGLFHLAGIAPDVPLPSLSTNPFRAKKVQNQPDLILFADTFNTYFSPEVTRDALWLFEKMGLRTKIITRECCGRTHLSKGLIEPMLKKGKHLLDQLSPFAAQNLPIVGLEPSCILTLKDEYPALFPNHPAIELVAHQSMTFDRYLSQPTILKRLIELNWPQNPLPLWIHAHCHQKAIEGSSAIKQLFQALPQLQVTIADTGCCGMAGAFGYEAEHTNLSLKIAEEGFLPKIKKADHATLVACGTSCQHQISRTTGKQALHTAQILSQWLRSSK is encoded by the coding sequence ATGACACAAAACCCCAATTCCGATCTTTTGTCCGCGTTTTTATTATGCTGTAACGAGTTACCGAAAGGCGTTCTTTTTACCGACGTTCTCACCTGTACGCTCTACGCCTCCGATGCAAGCATGTACCAGATCCAGCCGTTAGCGGTCTTGATTCCACAAAACATGGAGCAGGTTTACCACGCGGTTCGAGCAGCAATCAAGGTAAAAATGCCGATTATTGGGCGCGGAAGTGGGACTTCTTTGGCGGGTCAGGCCATCGGGTGCGGCTTGGTGATAGATTTCTCCAAACACTTAGACCGGATTTTGCACTTTGATCCAGCAAAACGGCAAATAACCGTAGAACCCGGACTGGTTTTGGACGACCTGAACCGTTTTTTATCGCCTCATGGACTTCTTTTTGGCCCCGATCCCGCCTCGGCCAGTCGGGCTACCTTGGGCGGTATGACGGCCACGAATGCTACTGGCACGCACTCCATTGCGTATGGATCGGTGGTGGATCATCTCGTATCGGCCAAGTTGATCTTACAAGATGGATCGGTGATCACACTTCAGGAGTTAGATCAAATCCAAATACAAGACAAACAAAAACAAGGAGATACAGAGGGTAACCTTTACCAAAAAATCCTACACATCCTATACGATGGAGAAGCAATTATTCGCCGAGATACACCAAAACACTGGCGGCGGCAAGGTGGTTATCGGGTGGAAAGGCTTTTGGAGCAGCCGTTTAATCTGGCAAAACTTTTGTGCGGTGCGGAGGGCACACTGGGCATCGTCACCGAAATTACCCTGTCATTGGTCGAAAAACCACCACATACCGCAATGGCCATTGTCCATTTTGACGACCGCATGAAGGCGCTGCAAGCAAGTCCGGCCTTATTGGAAATCCAACCCTATGCCATCGAAATGTTGGATCATCACGCCTTGGAACGTTGCCGCGACGTTTCGGATTATGCGCATCGCCTTTCGTTTGTGGTAGGTAAACCTGATGCCTTGCTAATGGTAGAGGTGATCGGAGATGATGCTCAAAATTGTGTAGATAAGTTAAATAGAATTAAAGCTATTTCCCAAAGTTTAGAAGGCTGTTTTGCCCTTACATTTGCCCAAACATCCTCCGAATTAACCAATGTTCGTGAAGTACGCAAAGCTGGACTTGGCTTGGTGATGGGCGTAAAAGGCGCTCTTAAACCTTTGCCGTTTATCGAAGACGCCGCCGTTCCAGTCCAACATTTGGCGGCATATATCGAGCGATTGGAGGGCGTATTGCGGGAAACACACACCGAGGCCACCATTTACGGCCATGCTTCGGCGGGATGCCTGCATGTTCGGCCATACGTCAATCCACAAACGCCGGAAGGCTTGGAGCGCATGAAGCGCTTGGCGCTGGCCTCTGCAATGTTTGCAAAAGAGTACCAAGGGGTTATTTCATCGGAACATGGTGATGGTTTGGTACGCGGCTGGCTCGCAGAATCGTTTTACGGCCCAGAGCTTTATGCGGTATATCGTGCCCTTAAACAGGCTTTTGATCCTCAGAACCTGTTTAATCCGGGCAAAAAAACCGATTCCCCCCCATTTACTGAAAACCTAAGATTGGCTTCAAACACAAAACCCATTAACGTTCCATTGGCATTTCCGGAAGAAGGACGGATGGAGGCCGCTACCGAGCTTTGTAATGGCGCGGGCGTTTGCCGGAAGTTGCATCACGGAGCCATGTGCCCATCTTTTCGTGCCACCCGAGACGAATTGCACAGTACACGCGGGCGGGCAAATGCCTTGCGTGCCGCCTTTTCAGGGAACTTGCCCATAGACGGCCCAGAACTAAAAATGGCCATGGATCTCTGTATTTCATGCAAAGCTTGCAAAGCAGAATGCCCGTCATCGGTGGATATGGCAAAGTTAAAACTCGCTTGGCAAACCTTGTATTACCAAACTCACAAAATACCTTTTCGAGAGCGGATGTTGGCCGCTGTACCACGTTTTGCGCCGTACCTAAGTGGCAGATATGCGCCCATAGCAAACTATTTGGCGCAAAACAAGCTTATACGCCAAGGATTGTTTCATCTTGCGGGAATTGCACCGGATGTGCCCTTGCCTTCTTTATCTACCAATCCTTTTCGAGCAAAAAAAGTACAGAATCAGCCCGATTTGATCCTTTTTGCAGATACATTCAACACCTATTTTTCGCCCGAAGTAACACGGGATGCCCTCTGGTTGTTCGAGAAAATGGGCTTACGTACAAAAATTATTACCCGCGAATGTTGTGGCAGAACCCATTTATCCAAAGGACTCATCGAGCCAATGTTAAAAAAGGGGAAGCATTTATTAGACCAACTCTCGCCATTTGCAGCGCAAAACCTACCTATTGTTGGTCTTGAACCAAGTTGTATCTTAACCTTAAAAGATGAATACCCTGCACTTTTCCCCAATCATCCGGCCATTGAATTGGTAGCCCACCAATCTATGACATTTGACAGATATTTATCTCAACCCACTATTCTTAAACGACTTATAGAGCTTAATTGGCCTCAAAATCCGCTCCCATTATGGATTCATGCACATTGCCATCAAAAAGCCATCGAGGGAAGTTCGGCCATCAAACAACTCTTCCAAGCCCTTCCTCAACTGCAAGTAACCATTGCCGATACTGGATGTTGTGGTATGGCCGGCGCTTTTGGATACGAGGCGGAACACACAAACCTCTCTTTAAAGATCGCTGAAGAGGGCTTTTTGCCCAAAATCAAGAAGGCCGACCATGCCACCTTAGTTGCCTGCGGCACTTCTTGCCAACATCAGATTAGCAGAACGACCGGAAAACAAGCACTCCATACCGCACAAATTCTTTCGCAATGGCTACGTAGCTCCAAATGA
- a CDS encoding GWxTD domain-containing protein → MNPFRRVLKNDFDRWMGFLCFFWWILAVSGCKTIHEAPLIPETHAAIFRADWETAQENLKRLEKGGNTTPEVWLMRAIFERLKPPKPNWMRASNAVLNGLMLDPKNLPLRRERLQQLRSGDPFFGSTYSVDFALVRAAKAVLQLDSTDVFAREGLAIGLWRQFRDAGHVLFPEKKVQEQALETGKALEDAFIAHPTSPELIAALTRFYAQRPLKTSLLDTLITTLVKQNQVFTANALSLIVLVKQGQFEEATTPFKAIESNMPPHLKRAFYQITPLLTAAEKRAFKADSAAFSEQFWKERDPRNLTTLSERQLEHAMRVVYADLFGWIGTEKGEVVIRYGLPLTQKRMEEPDKEGWDIGRTAGFEIWHYDAFTFGFLALVRQMQNLTTLSEDHRPSKGEQEQRREQTQAGSQSDLASDLRYFKNASGRTEAIYSLGLPILQAGKPSNTLKSAIFWRQNNQNVISEALTIPTDSTQNPLVRLQNETLFVVAKTLNPPKGHFEVIGEVLQQAFFGQSSTITDVPAFSETDFSLSDLLLAYQLQETGADTLFIQRGGYTFQPAPKPTFRKPNPVYFYLEAYHLPVDMNGERAYTIEARLIPDRHSTEKEDLVDILGAVFTKQPSGSAVQFSGLALSPTEVIALGLETKDLASGAYLLTVRVQANGKERLQTRKVILE, encoded by the coding sequence ATGAATCCTTTCCGCAGGGTCTTAAAAAACGATTTTGACCGCTGGATGGGGTTTTTATGTTTTTTTTGGTGGATATTGGCTGTTTCTGGCTGCAAGACCATTCACGAAGCACCCTTAATACCAGAAACACATGCCGCCATTTTCCGAGCCGACTGGGAAACGGCGCAAGAAAACCTGAAACGTTTGGAAAAGGGCGGAAATACAACGCCTGAAGTATGGTTGATGCGGGCCATTTTTGAGCGCTTAAAACCACCTAAACCTAATTGGATGCGGGCAAGCAATGCGGTCTTGAATGGCCTGATGCTTGACCCCAAAAATCTTCCGCTAAGACGCGAACGGCTACAACAATTACGCTCCGGTGATCCTTTTTTTGGCTCTACCTATTCGGTTGACTTCGCTTTGGTTCGTGCCGCAAAAGCCGTTTTGCAATTAGACAGTACCGATGTTTTTGCCCGAGAAGGGCTTGCCATTGGACTTTGGCGACAATTCCGCGATGCAGGGCACGTCCTTTTCCCCGAAAAGAAGGTGCAAGAACAAGCTCTTGAAACGGGGAAAGCCCTCGAAGATGCCTTTATCGCCCACCCAACCAGCCCCGAACTCATCGCCGCATTAACCCGTTTTTATGCCCAGAGACCACTAAAAACATCCCTTCTTGACACTTTAATCACAACATTAGTCAAGCAAAATCAAGTATTTACTGCAAATGCGCTATCGCTCATTGTTTTGGTGAAACAAGGTCAGTTTGAAGAAGCCACAACACCTTTCAAGGCGATAGAAAGCAACATGCCGCCCCACCTGAAACGAGCTTTTTACCAAATCACACCACTTTTAACCGCAGCAGAGAAACGGGCTTTTAAGGCAGATAGTGCCGCTTTTAGCGAGCAATTTTGGAAAGAACGCGATCCACGCAACCTTACAACCCTGTCCGAGCGGCAACTTGAGCACGCTATGCGGGTGGTTTATGCCGACCTATTTGGGTGGATTGGTACGGAAAAAGGCGAGGTCGTCATACGTTATGGCCTTCCATTAACCCAAAAACGAATGGAGGAACCCGACAAAGAAGGTTGGGACATTGGCAGAACTGCCGGTTTTGAGATTTGGCACTATGATGCGTTTACATTTGGTTTTTTGGCACTCGTCAGGCAAATGCAAAACCTAACCACACTCTCGGAAGATCACCGCCCCTCAAAAGGCGAGCAAGAACAACGCCGCGAGCAAACCCAAGCCGGAAGTCAGTCTGACTTGGCGAGCGATCTCCGGTATTTTAAAAATGCTTCTGGACGAACGGAGGCCATTTATAGTTTGGGCTTGCCTATTTTACAAGCAGGAAAGCCCTCTAACACTTTAAAATCTGCCATTTTCTGGCGGCAAAACAACCAAAATGTTATTTCTGAAGCCCTTACGATTCCTACAGATTCCACCCAAAATCCACTTGTCCGTCTTCAGAACGAAACCCTTTTTGTGGTTGCAAAGACCCTGAATCCCCCAAAAGGCCACTTTGAGGTTATCGGAGAAGTCCTCCAACAAGCATTTTTCGGACAATCCTCCACAATAACGGATGTTCCAGCCTTTTCTGAAACCGATTTTTCGCTTAGCGACCTTCTTTTGGCGTATCAACTTCAAGAAACGGGAGCCGATACCTTATTCATTCAGCGTGGTGGCTATACATTCCAACCAGCACCCAAGCCCACGTTTCGCAAACCGAACCCCGTCTATTTTTATCTTGAGGCATATCATTTACCAGTGGACATGAACGGCGAAAGGGCTTACACCATAGAAGCCCGTTTGATTCCCGATAGACATTCAACCGAAAAGGAAGACTTGGTGGATATCCTTGGCGCAGTATTTACTAAACAACCGTCAGGGAGTGCTGTCCAATTTTCCGGCTTGGCACTGTCACCCACGGAAGTCATCGCTTTAGGATTGGAAACAAAGGACTTAGCAAGTGGTGCTTACCTTTTAACCGTCCGCGTGCAAGCCAATGGTAAGGAAAGATTACAAACCAGAAAAGTGATTTTGGAATGA